The following are encoded together in the Pseudoalteromonas shioyasakiensis genome:
- a CDS encoding SPOR domain-containing protein — MAQHDYINKKPANRNNKKQAPAKKPFPIILVLIALILVGGFGYGLWYIKHNADPELVEQQANPTKKEEVVIPPPKTPEFIKEIKEHEVQVEVKEIEQKGPYVMQCGSFRTLEQAQTLKAKIAFAGLVAEVKKTQGSNGVWYKVRLGPYETKRLAESDKNKLKRIKIMGCGIWLWT; from the coding sequence ATGGCACAACACGATTACATAAATAAAAAACCAGCAAATCGAAATAATAAAAAACAAGCCCCGGCGAAAAAGCCTTTCCCTATTATTCTTGTTTTAATTGCGCTTATCTTAGTAGGCGGGTTTGGTTACGGCCTATGGTATATCAAACATAATGCCGATCCTGAGTTAGTAGAGCAGCAAGCAAACCCGACTAAAAAAGAAGAAGTGGTTATTCCACCACCTAAAACACCTGAATTTATCAAAGAGATTAAAGAGCACGAAGTTCAGGTTGAAGTAAAAGAGATTGAACAAAAAGGTCCATATGTAATGCAATGCGGCTCTTTTAGAACATTAGAGCAAGCACAAACATTAAAAGCTAAAATCGCTTTTGCTGGCTTAGTGGCCGAGGTTAAGAAAACACAAGGCAGCAATGGTGTTTGGTATAAAGTGCGCTTAGGCCCATACGAAACCAAACGTTTAGCCGAAAGTGACAAGAATAAACTTAAACGCATCAAAATAATGGGCTGCGGAATTTGGCTTTGGACTTGA
- the hslV gene encoding ATP-dependent protease subunit HslV: protein MTTIVSVRRDDKVVIGGDGQVSLGNTVMKGNARKVRRLYNGKVIAGFAGGTADAFTLFERFESKLEMHQGNLTKAAVEMAKDWRSDRALRKLEALLAVADETASLIITGNGDVVQPENDLIAIGSGGNFAQSAATALLENTDLSARDIVEKSLTIAGNICVFTNNFQTIEEL, encoded by the coding sequence ATGACCACTATTGTAAGTGTACGCCGCGACGACAAGGTCGTTATTGGTGGCGACGGCCAAGTTTCACTTGGTAACACCGTAATGAAGGGCAACGCCCGCAAAGTTCGACGTCTTTATAATGGCAAAGTAATCGCTGGTTTCGCTGGCGGTACTGCTGATGCCTTCACCCTTTTCGAACGATTTGAAAGCAAACTAGAAATGCACCAAGGCAACTTAACCAAAGCTGCCGTAGAAATGGCCAAAGATTGGCGTAGTGATCGCGCACTTAGAAAGCTCGAAGCACTATTAGCAGTCGCAGACGAAACTGCTTCATTAATTATCACAGGTAACGGTGATGTGGTGCAGCCAGAAAACGACCTAATTGCGATTGGCAGTGGTGGTAACTTCGCGCAATCAGCAGCCACAGCGCTACTAGAAAACACCGACCTAAGTGCACGTGATATTGTAGAGAAAAGCCTTACAATTGCAGGCAACATCTGCGTATTCACGAATAATTTCCAAACTATTGAAGAATTGTAA
- the hslU gene encoding HslU--HslV peptidase ATPase subunit yields MSEMTPREIVHELDQHIIGQAKAKKAVSIALRNRWRRMQLSDDLRSEVTPKNILMIGPTGVGKTEIARRLAKLANAPFIKVEATKFTEVGYVGKEVETIIRDLVDISIKMTREQQTKKFKHRAEEAAEERILDALLPPARDTFGESKTEENSSTRQSFRKKLREGQLDDKEIDIDVAQAQPNVEIMAPPGMEEMTNQLQSMFQNMGGDKRSNRKLKIKEAFKLLVEEEAAKLVNPEELKEQAIFAVEQNGIVFIDEIDKICKRGEASGPDVSREGVQRDLLPLIEGSTVSTKHGMVKTDHMLFIASGAFQMAKPSDMIPELQGRLPIRVELEALSADDFKRILTEPHASLTEQQRELLKTEQVDVEFTDDAIERIAKAAWQVNEKTENIGARRLHTVMEKLMEEISFDASEKAGSTLTIDANYVEQHLGALVEDEDLSRFIL; encoded by the coding sequence ATGTCTGAGATGACGCCTAGAGAAATCGTTCACGAGCTTGATCAACATATTATTGGCCAAGCTAAAGCTAAAAAAGCAGTTTCAATCGCGCTACGTAACCGCTGGCGCCGTATGCAACTGAGCGATGATTTACGTAGTGAAGTAACACCAAAAAACATTTTAATGATTGGTCCAACAGGTGTGGGTAAAACTGAAATTGCACGTCGCTTAGCTAAACTTGCTAATGCGCCTTTCATTAAAGTTGAAGCAACAAAGTTCACCGAAGTGGGCTATGTTGGTAAAGAAGTTGAAACGATCATCCGTGATTTAGTTGATATCTCAATTAAAATGACGCGTGAACAGCAAACCAAAAAATTCAAACATCGCGCTGAAGAAGCGGCAGAAGAGCGTATTTTAGATGCCCTTTTACCACCAGCACGCGATACCTTTGGTGAGTCAAAAACTGAAGAGAATTCTTCTACTCGTCAATCTTTCCGTAAGAAATTACGTGAAGGTCAGTTAGACGATAAAGAAATTGATATCGATGTTGCACAAGCTCAGCCAAATGTTGAGATCATGGCTCCTCCCGGTATGGAAGAAATGACCAACCAGCTTCAAAGCATGTTCCAAAACATGGGTGGTGATAAGCGCAGCAACCGTAAGCTAAAAATCAAAGAAGCGTTCAAGCTATTAGTTGAAGAAGAAGCAGCAAAACTTGTTAACCCTGAAGAGTTAAAAGAGCAAGCTATCTTCGCAGTAGAACAAAACGGTATCGTGTTTATCGATGAGATCGATAAAATCTGTAAACGTGGTGAAGCGTCTGGCCCAGATGTTAGCCGTGAAGGTGTTCAGCGTGACTTACTACCATTAATCGAAGGTTCAACAGTAAGCACTAAACATGGCATGGTTAAAACTGACCACATGTTATTTATCGCATCTGGCGCATTCCAAATGGCTAAACCGTCAGACATGATCCCAGAGCTACAAGGCCGTTTACCAATCCGCGTTGAGCTTGAAGCACTAAGTGCTGATGACTTTAAACGTATCTTAACTGAGCCTCATGCTTCATTAACTGAGCAGCAACGTGAGCTGTTAAAAACAGAGCAAGTTGACGTTGAGTTTACTGATGATGCCATTGAACGTATCGCGAAAGCGGCTTGGCAAGTAAATGAGAAAACCGAAAACATCGGTGCTCGTCGCTTGCACACAGTGATGGAAAAACTAATGGAAGAAATTTCATTTGATGCCTCAGAAAAAGCTGGTTCAACACTAACAATTGATGCCAATTACGTTGAGCAGCATTTAGGTGCACTTGTTGAAGATGAAGACTTAAGTCGCTTCATTCTTTAA
- a CDS encoding gamma-butyrobetaine hydroxylase-like domain-containing protein, translating to MKEVTKVHYHRVSKLLDVHFDDQTIAKFSAEFLRVHSPSAEVQGHGNEPMKLVLGKQQVGINKIEPVGHYAIRLVFSDNHNSGLFSWHYLSELQANHDELWQQYQTRVSEHEASKDSVPIKFVP from the coding sequence ATGAAAGAAGTCACTAAAGTGCATTATCACAGGGTTAGCAAATTATTAGATGTTCATTTTGATGATCAAACTATTGCCAAATTTAGTGCTGAATTTTTGCGTGTTCACTCACCTTCTGCTGAAGTACAAGGTCATGGCAATGAACCTATGAAACTCGTACTTGGTAAGCAACAAGTAGGAATTAACAAGATTGAACCGGTTGGCCATTATGCGATTCGACTAGTATTTAGCGATAACCATAATAGCGGTTTATTCAGCTGGCACTATTTAAGTGAGCTGCAAGCTAACCATGATGAGCTTTGGCAACAATACCAAACAAGGGTCTCAGAGCACGAAGCAAGCAAAGACAGCGTGCCTATTAAGTTTGTGCCTTAA
- a CDS encoding methyl-accepting chemotaxis protein has protein sequence MNVLQNLTIKRRLQLNALVVGLAMIVMLCVIIFESRMMLKLNETIQNAEELDIHELAMRKHEKNFLFYKDVDSLELFEKEYSQLKNKMARLDELVKDLSMDSSKLNEFRRLAKTYYDDFNEVVVLQKKIGLHPKDALYGDLRGAVHQVETLLSERENYKLLALMLQLRRAEKDFMLRFDLKYMGKFDDLVASFSSEIKNAGFDANYENQLLSLLATYQSKFKALVDAQVALGLDLESGALGEMKRSVELSDAIVNQLTTQTKEFVESSAASAQLIAILVFIIASILVMLLVYFTSRSIIQPIERVYHTINEIRRNNDLSMSITQSGKDEITTMTVDFNSLISDFKKLIYEVNTALSTLNVATEHLSETTAATSSGMQEQLHEADMVATAATEMQATIQDISHNTEAAAKKAESTNLSAQQGRSEVESTVVQINHLSDSLGNASSVVSQLEKDAETIGSVLDVIRGIAEQTNLLALNAAIEAARAGEQGRGFAVVADEVRSLAQRTQDSTQEIESIISTLQGRTQEVVSIMQQCRTQGGESAAQASKAGELLRSITEDVQTIMDMSTHIATAIDEQSQVASEVNKNVVRIRDIAQEASGHAATNAQTSEEVSEQARVLYQAIDKFKV, from the coding sequence ATGAATGTATTACAAAACTTAACTATTAAGCGTCGTTTACAGTTAAACGCGCTCGTTGTTGGTCTTGCAATGATTGTGATGCTGTGTGTAATTATCTTTGAGTCGCGCATGATGCTAAAGCTCAACGAAACAATTCAAAATGCGGAGGAGCTCGACATTCATGAACTTGCGATGCGTAAACATGAAAAAAACTTTTTGTTTTACAAAGATGTCGATAGCCTTGAGCTTTTTGAGAAAGAGTATTCGCAGCTAAAAAATAAAATGGCGCGACTAGACGAGTTAGTGAAAGATTTGTCGATGGACTCATCTAAACTAAATGAATTTAGACGCCTTGCGAAAACTTATTACGATGACTTCAATGAAGTTGTGGTACTACAAAAGAAAATTGGTTTACACCCTAAAGATGCACTTTATGGTGATTTACGTGGTGCGGTGCATCAAGTAGAAACATTATTAAGTGAGCGCGAAAACTATAAACTACTGGCTTTAATGCTTCAGCTTCGCCGTGCAGAAAAAGACTTTATGCTGCGCTTTGATTTAAAGTATATGGGCAAGTTTGATGATTTAGTTGCTAGTTTTAGCTCTGAGATTAAAAACGCTGGGTTCGATGCAAATTACGAAAACCAATTGCTTAGTTTGCTTGCGACTTATCAAAGTAAATTTAAAGCCTTAGTTGATGCACAAGTTGCTTTGGGCCTTGATTTAGAATCAGGGGCACTCGGTGAGATGAAGCGCAGTGTAGAGCTTAGTGATGCAATAGTTAACCAATTGACTACACAAACTAAAGAGTTTGTAGAATCTAGTGCTGCTAGTGCGCAGTTGATTGCCATTCTTGTATTTATTATTGCGAGCATTTTAGTAATGTTATTAGTTTACTTTACTAGCCGCTCAATTATTCAGCCTATCGAACGTGTGTACCACACGATTAATGAGATTCGTCGCAATAACGACTTAAGCATGTCGATTACTCAATCGGGTAAAGATGAAATCACCACAATGACGGTCGACTTTAATAGCTTGATCAGTGATTTTAAAAAGCTGATTTACGAGGTAAATACAGCGCTAAGTACTCTTAACGTGGCAACAGAACATTTATCTGAAACGACTGCAGCAACTAGCTCAGGTATGCAAGAGCAGCTTCACGAAGCTGACATGGTTGCCACAGCTGCCACCGAAATGCAGGCGACGATTCAAGATATTTCACACAATACTGAAGCGGCTGCGAAAAAAGCTGAGTCGACTAACTTAAGTGCGCAACAAGGCCGTTCTGAGGTTGAATCAACAGTGGTGCAAATTAATCACTTATCAGATTCACTCGGTAACGCATCAAGTGTGGTGTCGCAGTTAGAAAAAGACGCTGAAACCATTGGTTCTGTACTTGATGTTATTCGTGGCATTGCTGAGCAAACAAACTTACTGGCACTCAATGCGGCAATTGAAGCAGCACGTGCTGGTGAACAAGGCCGTGGCTTTGCGGTAGTAGCAGATGAAGTTCGCTCGCTTGCGCAGCGTACCCAAGATTCAACGCAAGAGATCGAGAGCATCATTTCGACCTTACAAGGGCGTACGCAAGAAGTGGTGAGCATTATGCAGCAGTGTCGTACGCAAGGTGGCGAAAGTGCAGCACAGGCAAGTAAAGCCGGTGAGTTGCTTCGCTCAATCACCGAAGATGTACAAACCATTATGGATATGAGTACTCACATTGCCACCGCAATTGATGAGCAAAGCCAAGTGGCTTCTGAGGTAAATAAAAACGTGGTACGTATTCGTGATATCGCTCAAGAAGCATCGGGTCACGCGGCGACTAATGCGCAAACCAGTGAAGAAGTATCTGAGCAAGCGCGTGTGCTTTATCAGGCAATCGATAAGTTTAAAGTTTAA
- a CDS encoding MJ1255/VC2487 family glycosyltransferase — protein sequence MRILYGIQGTGNGHITRARVMATTFKALGVDVDYVFSGRKEQDYFDMDDFADYRAFRGLSFTSKSGQVDSFKTLKNARPLQLIKDIKNLDLRHYDLVFNDFEPITAWAAKQQGIPVIGMSHQAAFLSDKVPMFGRAFFRRALIRNYAPASVYLGVHWQPYAENIIPPFIANHHHDNPVMVENKVLVYLPFEDLDSVVDYLKDFPEREFYCYHPDAQDCSIGNIHLRAPSRVGFLNDLANAGGVIGNAGFELASEALQLGKKLLLKPLGKQFEQGINAQTLLSMGVAHVMSYLNPNAMDDWLQSPQNRKLNFPSDPAPLVDWLQKKQWEKLDKLHKHLWQQVDLEQKLIV from the coding sequence ATGAGAATATTGTACGGTATTCAAGGTACGGGTAATGGCCATATTACTCGCGCACGAGTGATGGCAACGACCTTTAAAGCATTAGGAGTGGATGTTGATTATGTGTTTTCGGGTCGTAAAGAACAAGACTACTTTGATATGGACGATTTTGCCGATTACCGAGCTTTTCGAGGTTTGTCGTTTACCAGCAAATCTGGGCAAGTTGATAGCTTTAAAACGTTGAAAAATGCGCGCCCATTGCAGCTTATAAAAGATATAAAAAACCTTGATTTACGTCATTATGACTTAGTGTTTAATGACTTTGAACCAATTACAGCATGGGCAGCTAAACAGCAAGGTATCCCTGTTATTGGTATGAGCCATCAAGCGGCGTTTTTATCTGATAAAGTGCCGATGTTTGGCCGAGCTTTTTTCCGTCGTGCGCTGATCCGTAACTATGCGCCAGCGAGCGTTTATTTAGGGGTGCATTGGCAACCTTATGCAGAAAACATCATTCCGCCATTTATTGCAAATCATCATCATGATAATCCAGTGATGGTCGAAAATAAGGTGTTGGTGTATCTACCTTTTGAGGACCTAGACAGTGTGGTCGACTACCTCAAAGACTTTCCTGAGCGTGAGTTTTACTGTTATCACCCTGATGCGCAAGATTGTTCAATCGGAAATATTCATCTGCGAGCGCCGTCACGTGTTGGCTTTTTAAATGATCTTGCTAATGCTGGCGGCGTAATTGGCAATGCCGGATTTGAACTTGCAAGTGAAGCATTGCAGCTGGGTAAAAAACTTTTACTAAAACCACTTGGTAAACAGTTTGAGCAGGGGATTAATGCACAGACGCTCTTATCGATGGGAGTAGCCCATGTCATGAGCTATTTAAACCCCAATGCGATGGATGATTGGTTGCAATCTCCACAGAACAGAAAGCTCAATTTTCCGAGTGATCCAGCACCTTTGGTTGATTGGTTGCAAAAAAAACAGTGGGAAAAGCTGGATAAATTGCATAAACATTTATGGCAACAGGTTGATTTAGAACAAAAACTGATTGTTTAA
- a CDS encoding phosphatase PAP2 family protein, translating to MANNILTKLAKVDEQLFLSVFNDASPVWLRRSALGFSKSGDGGLYVVLFLGFWWFTEQLHFQQLALSILVGFAIERPIYFLAKKRIARVRPCDCLVQGAYLVPSDQFSLPSGHSAGAFVVATILTIYFPEFALLWLMWASGVAASRVIIGVHYPADVVIGAVMGSSCAVLAVMVVESI from the coding sequence ATGGCAAACAACATACTTACTAAATTGGCAAAAGTGGATGAACAGCTGTTTTTAAGCGTGTTTAACGATGCTTCGCCAGTTTGGCTTAGAAGATCAGCGCTTGGCTTTTCGAAAAGCGGCGATGGCGGGCTATATGTGGTGTTGTTTCTTGGTTTTTGGTGGTTTACCGAGCAGCTGCACTTTCAACAGCTGGCACTGAGTATATTAGTGGGCTTTGCCATCGAGCGACCTATTTACTTTTTAGCTAAAAAGCGCATCGCGCGGGTTAGACCGTGCGACTGTTTAGTGCAAGGTGCTTATTTAGTGCCGAGCGACCAATTTAGTTTACCTTCGGGGCATAGTGCTGGAGCGTTTGTGGTGGCAACTATTTTGACTATCTATTTTCCGGAATTTGCTTTGCTGTGGCTAATGTGGGCATCAGGGGTTGCGGCATCGAGAGTGATTATTGGTGTGCATTACCCTGCTGATGTGGTGATTGGCGCAGTGATGGGTTCAAGTTGTGCAGTATTAGCTGTAATGGTGGTGGAGTCTATATGA
- the rraA gene encoding ribonuclease E activity regulator RraA yields the protein MDYSTSDLCDHFPDVVDVLEPMFINFGGRPSFSGRVKTVKCFENNELIREILSTDGTDSVLLIDGGGSTRRALIDIELAEIALENNWQGIIVYGAIRHVDELEELDLGIQAIASIPVAADSEGAGEDGIGVNFAGVSFFDDDFVYADSTGIILSAEELELEIIED from the coding sequence ATGGATTACAGCACTTCTGATTTATGCGACCACTTTCCAGATGTGGTTGATGTGCTCGAACCAATGTTTATCAATTTTGGTGGACGCCCAAGCTTTAGTGGTCGAGTAAAAACCGTTAAATGCTTTGAAAATAACGAGCTGATCCGCGAAATTTTATCAACCGATGGCACCGACAGCGTGTTATTGATTGATGGTGGTGGCTCTACCCGACGCGCCCTTATTGATATAGAGCTGGCTGAAATCGCATTAGAAAACAACTGGCAAGGCATTATCGTTTACGGTGCCATTCGCCATGTTGATGAACTTGAAGAGCTAGACTTAGGCATTCAAGCAATTGCCTCTATTCCTGTTGCTGCCGATAGTGAAGGTGCAGGTGAAGACGGCATTGGCGTTAACTTCGCAGGCGTTTCTTTCTTTGATGACGACTTTGTTTACGCTGATAGCACCGGTATTATATTATCTGCTGAAGAATTAGAGTTAGAAATAATAGAAGACTAA
- a CDS encoding formimidoylglutamase: MTNYLKIYDEAAVKHLCTRRANELKAWQALALLDTQVNAPQALIDAKQFGIRYVLVGVCEDIGPRANLGNAGSGQAWQAFLKRFLNQTHNQFLNHERVLLLGEVALDDLNQQAADLDNKNDADLAKLRELCADIDTRVEQVLAMIFAAGLEPIVIGGGHNNCLGILRALSKQHGKPVNAINLDPHADFRECEGRHSGNGFRYAYSENHLADYHVMGLHEFKNNQAIMDALTNANFTFDSYQDIQVRRKVDLSSACKHALAQFDNAPLGVEVDLDSISLMPVSAYTNCGFSVSDAEHFVHLAASQTTARYLHLCEGAPSQHPVGLEAGMNDAGQIITALVNAYLQAREAS; the protein is encoded by the coding sequence GTGACAAACTACCTTAAAATTTATGATGAAGCGGCGGTAAAGCACTTATGTACTCGCCGCGCTAACGAACTAAAAGCTTGGCAAGCCCTTGCCCTTCTCGACACTCAAGTTAACGCTCCACAAGCACTCATCGATGCAAAACAATTTGGTATTCGCTATGTTTTAGTTGGCGTATGTGAAGATATTGGTCCTCGCGCTAACTTAGGTAACGCTGGCTCAGGGCAAGCGTGGCAAGCATTTTTAAAGCGCTTTTTAAACCAAACGCATAACCAGTTTTTAAATCATGAGCGCGTGTTATTACTCGGCGAAGTTGCCCTTGATGACTTAAACCAACAAGCTGCTGACCTTGATAATAAAAACGACGCTGACTTAGCCAAACTACGTGAATTATGCGCTGATATAGACACCCGCGTTGAGCAGGTGCTTGCGATGATTTTTGCAGCAGGCCTTGAGCCAATTGTAATCGGTGGCGGCCATAACAACTGCTTAGGTATTTTACGTGCCCTTAGTAAGCAACATGGTAAACCAGTCAACGCTATCAACTTAGACCCTCATGCTGATTTCAGAGAGTGTGAAGGCCGTCATAGCGGCAATGGCTTTAGGTATGCGTACAGCGAAAACCACCTTGCTGACTATCATGTGATGGGGTTACACGAATTTAAAAATAACCAAGCGATTATGGATGCCCTGACAAACGCAAACTTCACGTTTGATAGTTACCAAGACATTCAAGTACGTCGCAAAGTCGATTTATCTTCGGCATGTAAACACGCATTAGCTCAGTTTGATAATGCGCCACTTGGAGTCGAAGTCGACCTAGACAGCATCTCATTAATGCCGGTTAGTGCATACACCAATTGTGGCTTCAGTGTGAGTGATGCCGAACACTTTGTGCATTTAGCTGCCAGCCAAACAACAGCTCGCTACCTCCACTTATGCGAAGGCGCCCCGTCGCAACACCCAGTTGGCTTAGAAGCAGGCATGAATGACGCAGGCCAAATAATCACCGCCCTAGTGAATGCGTATTTGCAAGCGAGAGAGGCAAGTTAG
- a CDS encoding GGDEF domain-containing phosphodiesterase has protein sequence MAMICALCVTQNPILRLSLVVNGVLGLAILSLGLPWLVILLALALCFHLWQAFRTTNWFAIILSVSAAISFAVLYSAHLLLDTALYWLVFSVVILSISGFFNYEEPEEDEQVEVEPLHNDDLDAAPLTGLPDRNALRNSFVAWAEEHSANCALVMIRLEGFNDVNQHIGRDFGDLLLAQSATRIKQQLSVDAVLSMTGNTANTEKLAHLGGLNFAFICSLEEQKHLHEQLISQIRQVTLKPFNVANCTIEVKVRASYVNCDEPEYSFENLISFANLALDSNPEREIVPYHPQMMIEQLEQQARLRELAHLDFASELELYFQPVIRNSDEQIEFLELLLRWQHPKQGILSANKFIDDIRVAGLSYPVAAYVIERAAELAMALRMEGIELPLSINVFGPEMLHEEFIEFVDRIMTEHRLEPGDLIIECPLDLFMSLDDQGKAMVARLNSIGIKLCIDGFGDTPIWLAKLPNLNVEYIKVAASLTADFAHQSQVRSLVSGMVDMHNQNNAKVICEGVETLEQLKFVKSLNTYAAQGYYFNYPLSSVGMMSWLKQWRLEHQG, from the coding sequence ATGGCAATGATCTGTGCCCTATGCGTAACCCAAAACCCTATTTTAAGACTAAGCCTAGTCGTTAATGGCGTACTAGGTTTAGCTATTTTAAGCTTAGGATTACCTTGGCTGGTGATCTTACTTGCTTTAGCTTTATGCTTTCATTTATGGCAAGCATTTCGCACCACCAATTGGTTTGCCATAATATTGAGTGTCTCTGCCGCTATTTCGTTTGCGGTTTTATACTCTGCCCACCTATTACTCGATACAGCCTTATATTGGCTTGTTTTCTCGGTAGTTATTTTATCTATCTCAGGATTTTTTAATTACGAAGAGCCCGAAGAAGATGAGCAGGTTGAAGTAGAACCGCTCCATAACGATGATTTAGATGCTGCTCCACTGACTGGTTTACCAGACCGTAATGCGCTCAGAAATAGCTTTGTTGCATGGGCTGAAGAGCATTCGGCAAATTGTGCATTAGTGATGATCCGCCTTGAAGGCTTTAACGATGTTAACCAGCATATTGGTCGTGACTTTGGTGATTTATTATTAGCGCAATCGGCCACACGTATTAAACAGCAACTCAGTGTTGATGCTGTGCTGAGTATGACAGGTAACACCGCAAATACTGAAAAACTGGCGCATTTAGGGGGCTTAAACTTTGCCTTTATTTGCTCACTCGAAGAGCAAAAACACCTTCATGAGCAGCTGATCAGCCAAATTAGGCAAGTCACATTAAAGCCATTCAACGTTGCTAATTGTACGATTGAAGTTAAAGTACGCGCCAGTTACGTGAACTGTGACGAACCTGAATACAGCTTCGAGAACCTAATTTCATTTGCCAACCTTGCCCTTGATTCAAACCCAGAGCGAGAAATTGTGCCTTATCACCCACAAATGATGATTGAGCAACTAGAGCAACAGGCACGCCTACGCGAATTAGCTCACTTAGATTTTGCCAGCGAACTTGAGCTTTATTTTCAGCCGGTTATTCGTAATAGCGACGAGCAAATTGAGTTTTTAGAATTGCTGCTACGTTGGCAGCATCCAAAACAAGGCATTCTTTCGGCGAACAAATTCATTGATGATATTCGTGTCGCAGGCCTAAGTTACCCTGTGGCAGCATATGTTATTGAACGTGCTGCTGAGCTTGCTATGGCACTGCGTATGGAAGGCATTGAACTGCCACTTAGTATTAACGTGTTTGGTCCAGAAATGCTGCACGAAGAGTTCATTGAATTTGTTGACCGCATTATGACTGAGCACCGCTTAGAGCCGGGTGATTTAATCATAGAATGCCCGCTCGATCTATTTATGAGCCTAGACGACCAAGGTAAAGCCATGGTCGCAAGGCTAAATAGTATTGGTATTAAGCTGTGTATCGATGGCTTTGGCGATACGCCTATTTGGCTTGCTAAGCTGCCTAATCTTAATGTTGAGTATATTAAAGTAGCGGCTTCGCTAACCGCTGATTTTGCCCATCAAAGCCAAGTTCGTAGCCTAGTCTCTGGCATGGTGGATATGCATAATCAAAATAATGCCAAGGTGATTTGTGAAGGGGTAGAAACACTAGAGCAACTTAAATTTGTTAAGTCGTTGAACACCTACGCCGCCCAGGGTTATTACTTTAATTACCCGCTTAGCAGCGTAGGCATGATGTCGTGGTTAAAACAATGGCGGTTAGAGCATCAGGGGTAA